The sequence TGTGAGTTTAGATTAAGTTATTAACTACTTTAAGTACCTAAGCTTAGGGAagttacatatatatagagcaTGTACATATGAAGTGTGTGTTTGCGTGGGTTATGTGCAGTCACTGGGTTTCTTCAACTCGAGCAACATTGTGGTGAGTGGATTGCTATCCCGAAACAGCCAATTGGTCCACATAATCATCAGAGGTTGTCACAATGTGAATATGCATGGAATTAGGGTTTCTGCCTCTGAAAAAAGCCCCAACACCGATGGCATCCACATTCAAATGTCATCAGACATCACCATTTTCAACTCTGATTTTTCAACCGGTGATGATTGTGTCTCAATTGGCCCTGGCACCGTTAACTTGTGGATCGAAAAGGTTACTTGTGGACCCGGCCATGGAATTAGGTACGTCAAAATTAAAGAGGGCATGCATTTTTAATCAAGCTAATCAAACTAGTATACAAGTACATGTTTTAGTATACTTTAAAGAAccttttatgttttttgaTTTACTTCTAAATTTTGAATCGATTTGATTGGTGTTGCAGCGTTGGAAGTCTAGGGTGGGAGATGCAAGAGCCTGGTGTGCAAAATGTAACAGTTAAAACTGCTACATTTAAGAATACCTTGAATGGTGTCAGGATTAAGTCTTGGAGTAGGCCTAGCACTGGATTTGCTAGGCACATTCTCTTCCAACACGCCGTAATGGTCGATGTCAAAAATCCCATCATTATTGATCAAAACTACTGCCCTAACAAGAAAGACTGCCCTCGTCAGGTAAAGATATCATAAGAGTTCTTTTGTAAATTCAATTACGAGCTTTTTGTTTTCCCAGACAATCACATATAGCTAgttgaatttttcaaaatattggCATCCCCCAAATATAATGTCTAATTTGGAAATGTATCAAAAGCTTCATGGGTTTTGGACCCAAAAAAAGTGATTGGGCTTCACCTCTTCCGTTCGTCAAACTTGCTACATTTTGCACCACATACTTGGTTACTTGATGTGCTATAAATAGCTTGATAGCTTATTTTGTGTTCATCTTTGATAACACTTTGTTTGAACAGGTTTCTGGAATCGAAATTACCGACGTGACGTACCAAGACATCCACGGTACATCAGCAACTGAAGTTGCAGTGAATTTCGATTGTAGTTCCAAGAATCCTTGTACGGGGATTAGATTGGAGGATGTGAAGCTCACTTACCAGAACCAACCACCTGAAGCTTCATGTAGCCATGCAGATGGAACAGCTGCAGGTACAGTTCAGCCTACAAGTTGTTTGTAGAGGAATTGCAATGGAATGTATCGCGTGAAGTAGGAAATATAAACCTTTGTCATCTTATAGGACCAAAAGAATCATAGTTATACACATTACTTAAGTTATAAAAACAATTTTAGGTCAACAAATGAAGTagaataaaatcatttatgttaTCTCTGTTAAATTTTAGATTGTTTCCAACTATAGCAATTGCTTGTATTTAAAGCCATCCTTACCTTCTCATATTGTGCTAAGCTGACGTATTTGAATTAAAGGTGATTAATGACCATATATTTGTCATATGGCTTTATGCTCTTTACTTGCAAAGAGGAGAACATGTCCATATAAAAAGATGACGTGAAGCCATGTTTGAGACACaacttttagatattttggttgagcatctaaattttcaaacaaaagtTGTTGTGCATATCTTTGAAATAAATTAGCAAGTGTTTcatgtttacttggtgatttatcaaaaatctttatcattcatattgcattcatttgcataTTCGGTGACTCATACGATTGAGGTCACCAGACCGTAGTGGCTATTTTCCTCCGGcaagcttgaagcaatcgtgaccagtattgcgttcaacataaaGAGTGTCGAAGGATCATTCcatgacagaagttgagtgaCAAAGAAGTCgataaacattatctagaatgtacatataggataagtgtgtgagtacttcttgtaatcatcgttctatacactactacattttacactttgcgcgacgaagagaaattcgtcgcgcaaaatacattgtagtcgcacaaattttaacgcgacaaaaacttcgtcacgcagaatccgtcgcgcaaagatcgtgaagaaagactttgcgcgaccaagtttttcattggtcgcgcaaagtgactttgggagacgaaaaaatattggtcccacaaaactttgggcgacgaaacacattggtcgcgcaaaggtttgtgcgacgaaaaatattcgtcacgcaaagttttgcgcgacaaaaaacattggtcgtgcaaagtctcaaaaaaatttaaaaaataaaaaattcccgcattccatttttggtacccgcccacatttttagagttttgcgcgacgaacactaacgtcgcgcaaatatttgcgcgacgaaatatttttttgtgttttaaattttttaattaaaataaactaatttttactttttattattatttctttaatattaatttattcaaatttttactttttaaatataatttaattgtatgatttttttaaatcactttaatttaaattgatattaatttaattatagtaattttttcaaatttttactttttaaatttaatttaattgtaagatttttcttaattactttaatttaaattgacatattcaaaataaaattacatatgaaaaatagtgatcaaattatccaataaaatatttatatatatataatattcaaaatgtacacatgaattaacaaagtacaataataaaatcctaatacaagcatattgtggtggtagtggtggataatatgttttgatagcttcctaatcctcaactttagccatcaaagtctcgatgattacctacaaaaaaaacaaatatggtcaaataacaacaacaacaaaaaaaagaatgcataatctcccctaaaattgttataccacaaatccaacccaaactccaatctctcccctttacttaaccccaaaccccacacaaactcaaaactaactccaaaaacacatattaatgaaaaaaatttaaaatttggagagaatataccttttggcaagattgagagtgagtgagaatgagagggagaagtgagagaattagataagataatgatagagagatgagagagtgagagatagtgaaacgatagatgagagagtgagtgagagtgagagatagtgaagagagagatgagagattaagtgagaggagtgagtgtgagagaaagggtgggatttggggagagggaaagagagaggagaggtaagagtagagaaagaaattgagaaaatggtggaggagttatttgggtttttaaaaaccgtatcactttgcgcgacgaaaatacggttggtcgcgcaaagttttgcgcgacgaatatagaaatattggtcgcgcaaagtctaaaaattattttttgaaaaaaaaaattcccgcatcccatttttggtacccgccaaaatttttaaatttttgtgcgacgaaaaatacatattggtcgcgcaaagtctaaaacaattatataaaaaaattcccgcgtcccatttttggtacccgcccaaattattgcgcgacgaaaaatatatattggtcgcgcaaagttttgcgcgacgaaacatattggtctcgcaaagttttgcgcgacgaatatagtaatattggtcgcgcaaagtctaaaaaaattattttaaaaaaaaaaattcccgcatcacatttttggtacccgccaaaatttttaaatttttgtgcgacgaaaaatacatattggtcgcgcaaagtctaaaacaattatataaaaaaattcccgcgtcccatttttggtacccgcccaaatttttgcgcgacgaaaaatatatattggtcgcgcaaagttttgcgcgacgaaacatattggtctcgcaaagttttgcgcgacgaatataggaatattggtcgcgcaaagtctaaaaaaattcccgcatcccatttttggtacccgccaaaatctttaaatttttgcccgaggaaaaatacatattggtagcgcaaagtctaaaacaattatataaaaaaattcccgtgtcccatttttggtacccgcccaaatttttgcgcgacaaaaaatattggtcgcgcaaagtctaaagttttttttttttaattttaaaaacccgcgtcccatttttggtactcgcccaaattttttgagttttgcacgacgaactgttggtcgcgcaaacttttgagagacgaaaaattggttcgtagcacaatatttataaaaataattgttatgaataataaaaaaataaaaatattttattttatgatttaaaatataattaaggtgaaagctacttaataaatgtatatactattcaatttcttaagtgttatatgtacaaaataaataaatttaaagctacttaataaataaatatatacacacacacacacacacacttcaacgatctaaccataagacttgtttgtatatacttcaagatcgtataccccaaaaatcacaaaaaacaaacattcagagatctagtaacgggacaaaacttttcgatagttataaatgaaaaatcacgatttaacggttattttaactccgattttgatgattttttttacagctacactccttgaccctatatgaatacaatgactgaatttgatcttcaatttaaaacatttgcactagtggataccacaaaatgttatgttatatttaacgaaagtataaataaactcttaattgttagtgaatatattgttttgatggcatatgcattctacgaaactagtttcaatgatccaaccgtcaaacttgtttttttatacttcgagatcatatacgccaaaaatcggaaaaaataaacattcatagatcaagtaacgggacaaaactcttcgacggttataaatgaaaaatcatgatttaacggttattttaactccgattttgatgattttttacagctacactccttgaccctatatgaatacaatgactgaatttgatcttcaatttaaaatatttacactagtggataccacaaaatcttatgttatatttaacgaaaatataaataaactcttaattgttagtgaatatattgttttgatggcatacacattctacgaaactagtttcaacgatccaaccgtcaaacttgtttgtttatacttcgagatcatatacgccaaaaatcggaaaaaataaacattcattgatcaagtaacgggacaaaacttttcgatggttataaatgaaaaatcaagatttaatggttattttaactccgattttgatgattttttacagctacactccttgaccctatatgaatacaatgactgaatttgatcttcaatttaaaatatttacactagtggataccacaaaatcttatgttatatttaacgaaagtataaataaactcttaattgttagtgaatatattgttttgatggcatatgcattcaaaaaaactagtttcaacgatccaaccatcaaacttgtttgtttatacttcgagatcatatagccagaaatcggaaaaaataaacattcagagatcaagtaaggggataaaacttttcgacggttataatgaaaaatcaagatttaacggttattttaactccgattttgatgattttttactgctacactccttgacccgatatgaatacaatgaaataattcgatcgtcaatttaaaatatatattttctaacaaaaacccaatccgaacaacaagaatatatttttctaataaaaatccgatccgatctaaaataataaatttaaagttacttaataaatatatataccgtttaatttcttaagtgttatgcatacaaaataaaaaacaaaaataaattggtttaggtgacaaaatgtttggattacgtcatggaaaaaatttttaaaaatattttttttattttatttatttttataaggactttgcgcgacgaagtttacttttcgtcgcgcaaagtcactttgagcgacgaattatttttcgtcgcccaaagtcacttcgcgtgagcgacgaattatttttcgt comes from Prunus dulcis chromosome 6, ALMONDv2, whole genome shotgun sequence and encodes:
- the LOC117632144 gene encoding polygalacturonase-like, with the protein product MAKSSCSLILILSCVLVFAFMNNSSALASSGINNYRVVNLGAKPDGKTDSTKAFLSAWDKACASVKPAVIHVPRGTFLLGNAIFRGPCNNKATTFRISEGTLVAPSDYRVLGNAGNWLSFQDVHGLNISSSNGILDGQGTGLWDCKASPGKSNCPTGAISLGFFNSSNIVVSGLLSRNSQLVHIIIRGCHNVNMHGIRVSASEKSPNTDGIHIQMSSDITIFNSDFSTGDDCVSIGPGTVNLWIEKVTCGPGHGISVGSLGWEMQEPGVQNVTVKTATFKNTLNGVRIKSWSRPSTGFARHILFQHAVMVDVKNPIIIDQNYCPNKKDCPRQVSGIEITDVTYQDIHGTSATEVAVNFDCSSKNPCTGIRLEDVKLTYQNQPPEASCSHADGTAAGTVQPTSCL